A stretch of the Fusobacterium perfoetens ATCC 29250 genome encodes the following:
- the mutL gene encoding DNA mismatch repair endonuclease MutL: MRTINILDEKVSNMIAAGEVVERPANMIKELLENSIDAKSTEISINIKNNNRYVKISDNGIGMSKEDLLLCIERHATSKISTKEDLFNIMTYGFRGEALSSISSVSKMTISSKDKDSEIGTMLTSLGGKITNIQEISRGVGTEIEVKDLFFNTPARLKFLRKEITEFRAIKDVVLLEALANPNVSITLLNDGKEVLRTSGRGMKNTILEIFGKSTLENLVSFPLGFLGNISLNRSNKDFIFIFINNRPVKSQLIENALIDGYYTKLMKGRYPFAILFLELDPKDVDVNVHPTKKIVKFSDEEYVYNYVYDEVNKKLFGDDDFIAPVIKPETNENFLNIKDFQKEVIQAEKISLDLSIPKEEKIEEKVVEKSFEEEKFIVNEPISEPKIQNITEEKTLEINKDFEKKEKNLKKIFANNEKIDTLEGRENEKIIEKTEEKYYKIIGQLNDTYILIERDNNLEIYDQHIIHERILYEKYKKAYYNKEISIQHLLVPIKFKVSNKERELVEENMETLKSFGFDIDFFEKNDILVRGIPNFKILCSIEELVKNIIEDLKNSKIKNSLLEESIIMTSCKGAIKANQKLSIEEMKILLDKLFEIEEYTCPHGRPILLKLSLRDIEKHFGRLGSK; encoded by the coding sequence ATTAGAACTATAAATATTTTAGATGAAAAGGTTTCTAATATGATAGCTGCTGGAGAAGTTGTAGAAAGACCAGCTAATATGATAAAAGAACTTTTAGAAAATTCTATAGATGCTAAAAGTACAGAGATTTCAATCAATATAAAAAATAATAATAGATATGTAAAAATAAGTGATAATGGGATAGGAATGTCTAAGGAGGATTTATTACTTTGTATTGAAAGACATGCAACAAGTAAAATTTCTACCAAAGAGGATTTATTTAATATAATGACTTATGGCTTTAGGGGAGAGGCACTTTCTTCAATAAGTTCAGTTTCAAAAATGACTATTTCTTCAAAAGATAAGGATAGCGAAATAGGAACTATGTTAACTTCTTTAGGAGGGAAGATAACTAATATTCAAGAAATCTCAAGAGGAGTAGGGACAGAAATAGAAGTTAAAGATTTATTTTTTAATACTCCAGCAAGACTTAAGTTTTTGAGAAAAGAGATTACAGAATTTAGAGCTATAAAAGATGTGGTATTGTTAGAGGCTTTGGCAAATCCAAATGTTTCAATAACTCTTTTAAATGATGGAAAAGAGGTGTTGAGGACAAGTGGAAGAGGGATGAAAAATACAATTCTTGAAATTTTTGGAAAATCTACTTTAGAAAACTTAGTATCTTTTCCATTGGGATTTTTAGGAAATATATCTCTTAACCGTTCTAATAAAGATTTTATATTTATTTTTATAAATAATAGGCCTGTAAAATCACAACTTATAGAAAATGCTTTAATTGATGGATATTATACAAAACTTATGAAGGGAAGATACCCTTTTGCAATTTTATTTTTGGAATTAGACCCAAAAGATGTAGATGTAAATGTGCATCCTACTAAAAAAATAGTTAAATTTTCTGATGAAGAGTATGTATATAATTATGTTTATGATGAGGTAAATAAAAAACTTTTTGGTGATGATGATTTTATAGCACCTGTAATAAAACCAGAAACTAATGAGAATTTTTTAAATATAAAAGATTTTCAAAAAGAAGTAATTCAAGCTGAAAAAATCTCTTTAGACCTTTCAATACCAAAAGAAGAAAAAATAGAAGAGAAGGTTGTTGAAAAAAGTTTTGAAGAGGAAAAATTTATTGTTAATGAGCCTATTAGTGAACCAAAAATTCAAAATATTACAGAAGAAAAAACTTTGGAAATAAATAAAGATTTTGAAAAAAAAGAAAAAAATTTAAAAAAAATCTTTGCAAATAACGAAAAAATTGATACACTAGAAGGTAGAGAAAACGAAAAAATTATAGAAAAAACAGAAGAAAAATATTACAAAATAATAGGTCAATTAAATGATACATATATTTTAATAGAAAGAGATAATAATTTAGAAATATATGACCAACATATAATTCATGAAAGAATATTATATGAAAAATATAAAAAGGCTTATTATAATAAAGAGATATCAATACAGCATCTGTTAGTACCTATAAAATTTAAAGTTTCTAACAAAGAGAGAGAATTAGTTGAGGAAAATATGGAAACTTTAAAAAGTTTTGGATTTGATATTGATTTTTTTGAAAAAAATGATATTCTTGTAAGAGGAATACCAAACTTTAAAATTTTATGTAGTATTGAAGAATTAGTAAAAAATATCATAGAGGATTTAAAAAATTCAAAAATAAAAAATTCTCTATTAGAAGAAAGTATAATAATGACATCTTGTAAAGGTGCAATAAAAGCAAATCAAAAATTATCTATTGAGGAAATGAAAATTCTTTTGGATAAATTATTTGAAATAGAAGAATACACTTGCCCTCATGGAAGACCGATTTTATTAAAACTTTCTTTAAGGGATATAGAAAAACATTTTGGAAGATTAGGGAGTAAATAA
- a CDS encoding toxin-antitoxin system YwqK family antitoxin, with protein sequence MKKFLLLIILSIIVGCTSTNNNIKNLKTNTEIILQSEKELNKSLREVAIEKKVYKGKIAYVAGETTPFTGVFTSRYIGHLLYFEEYKNGLLDGAQVWFGDDGNIGMRKYFVSGKQVGNQITYYPNGNIRSIFPFKDGKVEGTIEWYNRNGLLFDTSEIIDGTGRYIVYWNNGKIKEIGNLTKHKKTGTWKEFNQEGEIEKEIQYSNKGTILKQKWYK encoded by the coding sequence ATGAAAAAATTTTTACTTTTAATTATTCTTTCAATAATTGTAGGTTGTACTTCTACTAATAACAATATAAAAAATTTAAAAACAAATACAGAAATTATTTTACAATCAGAAAAAGAATTAAATAAATCTTTAAGAGAAGTGGCCATTGAAAAAAAAGTTTATAAAGGAAAAATTGCTTATGTTGCAGGAGAAACTACTCCTTTTACAGGAGTTTTTACAAGTAGATATATAGGACATCTTTTATATTTTGAAGAATATAAAAATGGACTTCTTGATGGAGCTCAAGTTTGGTTTGGAGATGATGGAAATATTGGAATGAGAAAATATTTTGTATCTGGAAAACAAGTAGGAAACCAAATTACATATTATCCTAATGGAAATATCCGTTCTATTTTTCCATTTAAAGATGGAAAAGTTGAAGGAACTATTGAGTGGTATAACAGAAATGGACTTCTTTTTGATACAAGTGAAATTATAGATGGTACAGGAAGATATATTGTTTATTGGAACAATGGAAAGATAAAAGAAATTGGAAATCTTACTAAACACAAAAAAACAGGTACTTGGAAAGAATTTAATCAAGAGGGAGAAATTGAAAAAGAAATTCAATATTCTAATAAAGGGACTATTTTAAAACAAAAATGGTATAAATAA
- a CDS encoding KH domain-containing protein, with product MDIRALEKTNKIGYIFDIFYQGKYFDSFDEVTNKKSVKGQFKNLMNSLGFTWAKGIQQGGRTDAKVSGSNCLYVSSTFNRNIQKIISEFNGLAKGEMKITRCRKTFPNLVFPDYVKQRKYIYQYPKKLITRSEEEIQTLCKEYSGTYDVSIFTDSKGENLKEHIRTVEITYENGQLIFLGDSFMPKQVRITSGFILTGEKTPLPGKYLKLHSVILEDELLNNIFTEVDDLKIDNVEKIERNSLGDTYLLYVNPSKKGEVIGKNGSNIKKLKKSLGNVIVREYDFI from the coding sequence ATGGATATAAGAGCTTTAGAAAAAACTAATAAAATCGGTTATATATTTGATATTTTTTATCAAGGAAAGTATTTTGACTCTTTTGATGAGGTTACAAATAAAAAAAGTGTAAAAGGTCAGTTTAAAAATCTTATGAACTCTTTAGGCTTTACATGGGCTAAAGGTATCCAACAAGGAGGAAGGACAGATGCTAAAGTTTCCGGAAGTAATTGTCTTTATGTTAGTAGTACTTTCAACAGAAATATTCAGAAAATAATATCTGAATTCAACGGCTTAGCTAAGGGGGAAATGAAAATAACTCGTTGTAGAAAAACTTTTCCTAATCTCGTTTTCCCTGATTATGTAAAACAACGAAAATATATATATCAATATCCTAAAAAATTAATAACTCGTTCTGAAGAGGAGATTCAAACTCTTTGCAAAGAGTATAGTGGTACTTATGATGTAAGTATATTTACTGATTCTAAAGGAGAAAATCTTAAAGAACATATTAGAACTGTGGAGATTACTTATGAAAATGGACAACTTATTTTTTTAGGAGATTCATTTATGCCAAAACAGGTTAGAATAACAAGTGGATTTATTCTTACAGGAGAAAAAACTCCTCTGCCTGGAAAATATTTAAAACTTCATAGTGTAATTTTAGAAGATGAATTATTAAATAATATTTTTACAGAAGTTGATGATTTAAAGATTGACAATGTAGAAAAGATTGAAAGAAACTCTTTAGGAGATACTTATCTTCTATATGTTAATCCTTCTAAAAAAGGTGAAGTTATAGGTAAAAATGGTTCTAACATCAAAAAATTAAAAAAATCTCTTGGAAATGTTATTGTGAGGGAATATGATTTTATCTAG
- a CDS encoding HD domain-containing protein: MILSRVKQVYTYLFCKYDEKNNLLVREILNSEEFEIFNKMSRYEKIHSFNLLKLILNNEILKNNKDYQKLALLHDCGKKNFSLFKRIKKVLVGDKELENHPNLSYEKLKNINLNVGILAKHHHDKYYDENMKIFQQLDDK, translated from the coding sequence ATGATTTTATCTAGAGTGAAGCAAGTTTATACATACTTATTTTGCAAATATGATGAAAAAAATAATCTTTTAGTAAGGGAAATTTTAAATTCAGAAGAGTTTGAAATTTTTAACAAAATGAGTAGGTATGAAAAAATTCACTCTTTTAATTTACTCAAATTAATTTTAAATAATGAAATATTAAAAAATAATAAAGATTATCAAAAACTTGCCCTTCTTCATGATTGTGGTAAGAAAAATTTTTCTTTATTTAAAAGAATAAAAAAAGTTTTAGTAGGAGATAAGGAGTTAGAAAATCATCCTAATCTTTCCTATGAAAAATTAAAAAATATAAACTTAAATGTTGGGATATTAGCAAAACATCATCATGATAAATATTATGATGAAAATATGAAAATCTTCCAACAATTAGATGATAAATAA
- a CDS encoding TIGR03960 family B12-binding radical SAM protein, whose translation MKVNISKYLLSVEKPAQYLGNEINSCHKDAWTSNMCLVFPDIYEVGMSNLGIKILYTLMNKVPGFYLERGFMPMDDMEDIMRKNNIPMFSLETKSELRDFDVVGFSLSYEMCYPNMLNALSLGGIPLRREERGEEYPLIMAGGTCVMNPAPLEKFVDFLMVGDGEENMPELARILVATKGKTKAEKLQALSNIQGIYIPSLHNKNKKVQRAIVKDLNKCDLYDEQLIPYMAIVHDRATAEIQRGCTRGCRFCQAGIVYRPVRERSLEKNIELVSKLIENTGHSEISLSSLSSSDYTNIDSLISGIKSKYSCDSVGVSLPSLRMNPHSVKVAEIISGGKRTGFTFAPEAGSQRMRDIINKGVTEDEIMATAEAAVRAGWMSLKFYFMIGLPFETMEDVQGIYELVKKVSQMCRSIDKRINITASVSNFVPKPHTPFEWCKQMSMDEMVEKHNFLKGLFTGLKGVALKIHPPKKSLLEGLISRGDSRTGDLIELAFKKGVKLDDYRDNYNLWMEALNELGLSVDYYLGERSFDETLPWDIIDIGVSKEFLKREYEKAKAQTLSHDCRLGCLGCGMKKIIPECGNIVDTKKDFSL comes from the coding sequence ATGAAAGTAAATATAAGTAAATATCTTTTATCAGTTGAAAAACCAGCTCAATATCTCGGAAATGAAATAAACAGTTGCCATAAAGATGCATGGACAAGTAATATGTGTCTTGTTTTCCCAGATATATATGAAGTTGGAATGTCAAATCTGGGAATTAAAATTTTATATACTCTTATGAATAAAGTCCCTGGTTTCTATTTAGAGAGAGGTTTTATGCCTATGGACGATATGGAAGATATTATGAGAAAAAATAATATCCCTATGTTTTCTCTAGAAACTAAAAGTGAACTTAGAGATTTTGATGTAGTTGGATTTTCTCTTTCTTATGAAATGTGTTATCCAAATATGTTAAATGCTCTTTCTCTTGGAGGAATTCCTTTAAGAAGAGAGGAAAGAGGGGAGGAATATCCTCTTATAATGGCTGGAGGTACTTGTGTTATGAACCCAGCTCCTCTTGAAAAATTTGTAGACTTTCTAATGGTTGGTGACGGTGAGGAAAATATGCCTGAACTTGCTAGAATTTTAGTAGCTACAAAGGGAAAAACAAAGGCCGAAAAATTACAAGCTCTTTCAAATATTCAAGGAATTTACATTCCTAGTCTACATAATAAAAATAAAAAAGTTCAAAGGGCTATTGTAAAAGACTTAAATAAATGTGATTTATATGATGAACAACTTATACCTTATATGGCAATAGTCCACGATAGAGCCACTGCTGAAATTCAAAGAGGTTGTACAAGAGGTTGTAGATTCTGCCAAGCTGGAATTGTATATAGACCTGTTAGAGAGAGAAGTTTAGAAAAAAATATAGAACTTGTTTCAAAATTAATAGAAAATACAGGACATTCAGAAATTTCTCTTTCTTCATTAAGTAGTAGTGACTATACAAATATCGATTCACTTATCAGTGGTATAAAATCTAAATACTCTTGTGATAGTGTTGGAGTTTCACTTCCATCTCTTAGAATGAATCCTCATTCTGTTAAAGTTGCTGAAATTATAAGTGGAGGAAAAAGAACAGGATTTACTTTTGCTCCAGAAGCTGGAAGCCAAAGAATGAGAGATATAATAAATAAAGGTGTTACTGAAGATGAAATTATGGCTACAGCTGAAGCTGCTGTAAGAGCTGGTTGGATGTCATTAAAATTTTATTTTATGATTGGACTTCCTTTTGAAACTATGGAAGATGTACAAGGAATTTATGAGCTTGTTAAAAAAGTTTCTCAAATGTGTAGAAGTATAGATAAAAGAATAAATATCACTGCTAGTGTTTCTAACTTTGTACCAAAACCTCATACTCCTTTTGAATGGTGTAAACAAATGTCTATGGATGAAATGGTAGAAAAACATAATTTCTTAAAAGGATTATTTACAGGTTTAAAAGGTGTAGCTTTAAAAATTCATCCACCTAAAAAATCTTTATTAGAGGGATTAATTTCAAGAGGAGATAGCAGAACTGGTGATTTAATAGAATTAGCTTTCAAAAAAGGTGTTAAATTAGATGATTATAGAGATAACTATAATTTATGGATGGAAGCTTTAAATGAACTTGGATTAAGTGTTGATTATTATCTTGGAGAAAGAAGTTTTGATGAAACTCTTCCTTGGGATATTATTGATATTGGAGTTTCAAAGGAATTTTTAAAGAGAGAATATGAAAAAGCTAAGGCTCAAACTTTATCTCATGATTGTAGACTTGGCTGCTTAGGTTGTGGAATGAAAAAAATAATTCCAGAATGTGGAAATATTGTAGATACTAAAAAAGATTTTTCTTTATAA
- a CDS encoding uracil-DNA glycosylase: MINIGNDWDELLKPEFEKEYYQKLRSFLVNEYKTQTIYPNMNDIFSALKLSSYKDTKVLLLGQDPYHGEGQAHGLAFSVKPGITPPPSLKNMYKEIENELGIKPPNNGYLVSWAKQGILMINTVLTVREGQPNSHKGQGWEIFTDRIIELLNEKDSPVIFILWGNNAKSKKKLITNKKHFIIEGVHPSPLSASRGFFGCGHFKKVNEILKSLGEKEIDWSIPNLKKKGGKL, translated from the coding sequence GTGATAAATATTGGAAATGATTGGGACGAATTATTAAAACCTGAATTTGAAAAAGAGTATTATCAAAAATTAAGAAGTTTTCTAGTAAATGAATATAAAACTCAAACTATCTACCCTAATATGAATGATATTTTTTCAGCTTTAAAACTTTCTAGTTACAAGGATACAAAAGTTTTATTACTAGGGCAAGACCCATATCATGGAGAGGGACAAGCACATGGCCTTGCTTTTTCTGTAAAACCTGGTATCACTCCACCACCATCATTAAAAAATATGTATAAAGAGATTGAAAATGAATTGGGAATCAAACCTCCTAATAATGGTTATTTGGTTTCTTGGGCTAAACAAGGTATCCTTATGATAAATACTGTTTTAACAGTTCGTGAGGGACAACCTAATTCTCATAAAGGACAAGGTTGGGAGATTTTTACAGATAGAATTATTGAACTTCTAAACGAAAAAGATTCTCCTGTAATTTTTATTCTTTGGGGAAATAATGCAAAATCTAAGAAAAAACTTATTACAAATAAAAAACATTTTATAATTGAGGGAGTTCATCCAAGTCCTCTTTCTGCTAGTCGTGGATTTTTCGGTTGTGGTCACTTCAAAAAAGTTAATGAAATCTTAAAATCTTTAGGAGAAAAGGAAATTGATTGGAGCATTCCTAATCTTAAAAAAAAGGGGGGTAAATTATGA
- a CDS encoding LysR family transcriptional regulator: MLDYRMITFLKLCEKMNYRLTAEELHMTQPAVTQHIHYLEEEYNCKLFNYDKKKLEKTESCLILEEYAKSAYYNHIKIKEIINSEKKIKIRMGVTKTIGEFVINEKIRKMFENINYDFSLVIDNTKKLLELLEKNQLDFVLVEGIFDKNKYEYELYKKDEFIGICNKKHRFFNKKVKIEELFDENIIVREKGSGTRAILEKILESKNFSLNSFKKQISISNFSLIKELVQGKVGISFVYESFTKKYNDIGKFFLEEKIEREYNYVTLKNTFAKNYIEIFKNI, from the coding sequence ATGTTAGATTATAGAATGATAACTTTTTTAAAATTATGTGAAAAAATGAATTATAGATTGACAGCAGAAGAGTTACATATGACACAACCAGCAGTTACTCAACATATTCATTATTTAGAAGAGGAGTATAATTGTAAACTTTTTAATTATGATAAAAAGAAGTTAGAAAAGACAGAGAGTTGTCTTATATTAGAAGAGTACGCAAAATCAGCTTATTATAATCATATAAAAATAAAGGAGATTATAAATTCTGAGAAAAAAATAAAAATAAGAATGGGAGTAACAAAAACGATAGGAGAATTTGTGATAAATGAAAAAATAAGAAAGATGTTTGAAAATATTAACTATGATTTTTCTTTAGTAATTGATAATACAAAAAAACTATTGGAACTTTTAGAAAAAAATCAATTAGATTTTGTTTTGGTAGAGGGGATTTTTGATAAAAATAAATATGAATATGAGCTTTATAAAAAAGATGAATTTATAGGAATTTGTAATAAAAAGCATAGATTTTTTAATAAAAAAGTAAAGATAGAAGAATTATTTGATGAAAATATTATAGTAAGAGAAAAGGGTTCTGGAACTAGAGCAATTTTAGAAAAGATTTTAGAAAGTAAAAATTTCTCATTGAATTCTTTTAAAAAGCAAATTTCTATTAGTAATTTTTCTTTGATAAAAGAATTAGTTCAAGGAAAGGTAGGGATATCTTTTGTTTATGAATCATTTACTAAGAAATATAATGATATAGGAAAGTTTTTCTTAGAGGAAAAAATAGAAAGGGAATATAATTATGTAACTTTGAAAAATACTTTTGCAAAAAATTATATAGAAATTTTTAAAAATATATAA
- a CDS encoding YeiH family protein produces the protein MKNITKILPGFIFSLIIAGVSKYLEDLLPIHLVGASVIALFIGMVINHFYQPTELIQVGLKFTSKKILKFAIILLGASLSIGTVVNIGKMSLTIMLFTLFTCFGGGYVIGKLLGLNWKLSNLISAGTGICGGSAIAAISPVIDAKDSDIAYAMSATFIFDMVMIILFPIIGKWMGLSDIAYGLWAGTAVNDTSSVVAAGYAFSEAAGDFATMVKLTRTLSIIPVVIIFAVINMRLKQKENVNAEASVKTKSYVLTIFPWFIFGFIGLAIINSFGIIPSSLSNFLKESSKFLMVAALASIGLNTSFREMRKSGTSPMVHGFIVSLLVVIVALFVEYTIGLI, from the coding sequence ATGAAAAATATCACAAAAATATTACCAGGATTTATTTTTTCTTTAATAATTGCGGGAGTTTCTAAATATTTAGAAGACTTATTACCTATCCACTTAGTAGGAGCTTCAGTTATTGCTCTTTTTATAGGAATGGTTATCAATCATTTTTATCAACCAACTGAATTAATTCAAGTAGGTTTAAAATTTACTTCTAAGAAAATTTTAAAATTTGCCATTATATTATTAGGAGCTTCTTTAAGTATTGGAACTGTTGTTAATATTGGAAAAATGTCTTTAACTATAATGTTATTTACTTTATTTACATGTTTCGGTGGAGGATATGTAATTGGAAAATTATTAGGACTAAATTGGAAACTTTCTAATCTTATTTCAGCAGGAACTGGTATATGTGGTGGTTCAGCTATTGCTGCTATATCTCCTGTTATAGATGCAAAAGATAGTGATATTGCTTATGCTATGTCAGCTACATTTATTTTCGATATGGTTATGATTATTTTATTCCCTATAATTGGAAAATGGATGGGATTATCTGATATTGCCTATGGTTTATGGGCTGGTACTGCTGTTAATGATACTTCTAGTGTTGTGGCTGCTGGATATGCTTTTAGTGAAGCTGCTGGAGATTTTGCTACAATGGTAAAACTTACTAGAACTTTATCTATAATTCCTGTTGTTATTATTTTTGCTGTTATCAATATGCGTTTAAAACAAAAAGAAAATGTTAATGCTGAAGCTAGTGTAAAAACAAAATCATATGTTTTAACTATTTTCCCTTGGTTTATTTTTGGATTTATAGGTTTAGCTATTATAAATAGTTTTGGAATAATTCCTTCTTCACTTTCAAATTTTCTTAAAGAATCAAGTAAATTTTTAATGGTTGCTGCTCTTGCTTCTATTGGACTTAATACAAGCTTTAGGGAAATGAGAAAGTCTGGTACTTCTCCTATGGTTCATGGATTTATCGTATCTTTATTAGTTGTAATTGTGGCATTATTTGTAGAATATACTATTGGACTTATATAA
- a CDS encoding lipopolysaccharide kinase InaA family protein, with protein MELKLFFDENTENKTILGELIEDKYKEEKVFTKKHNREVYLLKIDNTDYVLKKEVSKGPFALKNKIKMMQENIKRLRARGFENTYNVKVIAEEKIHPFFKNIYYVTDYIKGDTPKSKEDFEEVMKLIVKLHELGHYHGDCKPENFVKTENGKIIMIDSKFRKSIFNKLGMYKDVLRLQRFSDNKLDLNKYFKKYKKHFLYYIAILLIYRRDIFRGKNSFWKKVL; from the coding sequence ATGGAATTAAAGTTATTTTTTGATGAAAACACCGAGAATAAAACTATTCTTGGAGAGTTAATCGAAGATAAATACAAAGAAGAAAAAGTTTTTACAAAGAAACATAATAGAGAGGTTTATTTATTAAAAATAGATAATACAGATTATGTTTTGAAAAAAGAAGTCTCTAAAGGACCTTTTGCATTAAAAAATAAAATAAAAATGATGCAAGAGAATATAAAAAGATTAAGAGCAAGAGGTTTTGAAAATACTTATAATGTAAAAGTCATAGCCGAAGAAAAAATACACCCGTTTTTTAAAAATATTTATTATGTTACTGATTATATAAAGGGAGATACTCCTAAAAGTAAAGAAGATTTTGAAGAAGTAATGAAACTTATAGTAAAATTACATGAATTAGGGCATTATCATGGAGATTGCAAACCAGAAAATTTTGTAAAAACTGAAAATGGAAAAATCATAATGATAGATAGTAAATTTAGAAAATCTATTTTTAATAAGCTTGGAATGTATAAAGATGTTTTAAGATTACAAAGATTTTCTGATAATAAATTGGATTTGAATAAATATTTTAAAAAATATAAAAAACATTTTTTATATTATATAGCTATTTTATTAATCTATAGAAGAGATATTTTTAGAGGAAAAAATAGTTTTTGGAAAAAAGTATTATAA
- a CDS encoding TetR/AcrR family transcriptional regulator, with amino-acid sequence MSRKLMFCKKQIFNKAFEIFLEEGMDKVTARNIAKIVNCSTTPIYSYYQSMEELKKELINHLVVEIKKYVDCSYTENEYVNKSIGFCKFAKEKKKIFLSVYKNKDFLKNIVMDFSKKNIEFDLKNWWIFVYGYSVLIGNSYISPDLEEIKNTLISNEKIILKKN; translated from the coding sequence ATGTCTAGAAAATTGATGTTTTGTAAAAAACAAATTTTTAATAAAGCTTTTGAAATTTTTTTAGAAGAGGGAATGGATAAAGTTACAGCTAGAAATATTGCTAAGATTGTAAATTGTTCAACAACTCCAATTTATAGTTATTATCAATCAATGGAAGAATTAAAAAAAGAATTAATAAACCATTTGGTTGTAGAAATTAAAAAATATGTAGATTGTTCTTATACAGAAAATGAATACGTTAATAAAAGTATAGGTTTTTGTAAATTTGCAAAAGAGAAGAAAAAAATATTTTTATCAGTATATAAAAATAAAGATTTTTTAAAAAATATTGTTATGGATTTTTCTAAAAAAAATATAGAGTTTGATTTAAAAAATTGGTGGATTTTTGTGTATGGTTATTCAGTTCTCATAGGAAACTCTTATATATCTCCAGATTTAGAAGAAATTAAAAATACTTTAATAAGTAATGAGAAAATAATTTTAAAGAAAAATTAA